The Chryseolinea soli genome contains a region encoding:
- a CDS encoding alginate export family protein, which translates to MRKFYFIITLLAASFGVTTTLRAQVTLSGQLRTRTEFRDGQGTPSVRDTVPAIFTSQRTRVNVGYTGYRFKVYASLQDVRVWGQDASTINRNTTDAYDGFMVHEAWAEISLLDTGSVIKNFTLKIGRQELVYDDVRLLGNLDWLQQARRHDAALLKFENKGWTLHAGAAFNQNAERKSNTAYNGVPVGYTAGTNGIGVMYKSMQFLYAAKKLSFGTVSFLAFKDDFSKFHFAATDVEKKTPIYDQGVWSRYTLGSHFTGTVLKKIALTADGFYQGGHYREGTSLDEYFLSLAALYAVTPKFSVGPGVDITSGNNGSDPTKKYQRFDPLYGTPHKFWGFMDYFYVADGFGANGLVDTYLRSRYKVKDNLSLSLDAHQFALPHAVTDESGALLSKTLGTEVDFVFNYGLTKIINIEGGYSLMSSTATMTSAKVKNVKNASDFSQWAYVMLSIRPEGILDKKTK; encoded by the coding sequence ATGCGGAAATTTTACTTCATCATAACACTGCTGGCCGCTAGCTTTGGCGTGACCACCACGCTCCGCGCCCAGGTGACCCTCTCCGGACAACTGCGCACGCGCACGGAATTTCGCGACGGTCAGGGAACGCCTTCGGTGAGAGATACCGTCCCGGCCATTTTCACCTCGCAACGCACGCGGGTAAATGTGGGCTACACAGGCTACCGTTTCAAAGTATATGCTTCGTTGCAAGATGTGCGGGTATGGGGACAGGATGCATCGACGATCAATCGCAACACCACCGATGCCTACGACGGCTTTATGGTGCACGAAGCGTGGGCTGAGATCAGTTTGCTCGACACGGGGAGTGTGATCAAGAACTTCACGCTCAAGATCGGCCGCCAGGAACTCGTCTACGACGACGTGCGCTTGCTGGGTAACCTGGACTGGCTGCAACAGGCGCGCCGCCACGATGCGGCGCTTTTGAAATTCGAGAACAAAGGATGGACGCTTCACGCCGGCGCAGCCTTTAATCAGAATGCAGAACGCAAATCGAACACAGCCTATAACGGAGTACCGGTAGGCTACACGGCGGGCACGAATGGCATCGGGGTCATGTATAAGTCGATGCAATTCCTTTACGCGGCCAAGAAGCTTTCGTTTGGCACCGTTTCATTCCTGGCCTTCAAAGATGACTTCAGCAAGTTTCACTTCGCCGCGACGGATGTAGAGAAGAAAACGCCGATCTATGACCAGGGCGTTTGGAGCCGGTACACGCTGGGCAGTCACTTCACGGGCACCGTTCTTAAAAAGATCGCGCTCACCGCCGATGGATTTTATCAGGGCGGTCACTATCGCGAAGGCACTTCGTTAGACGAATATTTCCTGTCGCTGGCGGCCCTCTATGCCGTCACCCCCAAGTTCAGCGTCGGACCTGGGGTGGACATTACGTCGGGTAACAACGGGTCCGATCCTACAAAAAAATATCAGCGCTTCGATCCGCTCTATGGCACCCCGCACAAGTTCTGGGGCTTCATGGATTACTTCTACGTGGCCGACGGCTTTGGCGCCAACGGGCTGGTGGACACTTACCTGCGCTCGCGCTACAAAGTGAAAGACAACCTGTCGCTTTCGCTCGACGCCCATCAATTCGCCCTTCCCCACGCCGTGACGGACGAATCGGGAGCGCTGCTGAGCAAAACCCTGGGCACCGAAGTGGACTTCGTCTTCAACTATGGCCTCACCAAGATCATAAACATCGAAGGCGGCTATTCTTTGATGTCGTCTACCGCCACGATGACATCGGCCAAAGTGAAGAACGTAAAGAATGCTTCGGACTTTTCGCAATGGGCCTATGTGATGCTCTCGATCCGTCCCGAAGGCATACTGGATAAAAAAACAAAGTGA
- a CDS encoding MFS transporter yields MQVTQPSTSINLLDFKSVPMRTFHLTWITFFVCFFGWFGIAPLMPVVREDLGLSKGQIGNIIIASVSITIFARLLFGWLCDKIGPRISYTILLLAGSLPVMFIGLSNSYESFLLFRLAIGVIGASFVITQYHTSVMFAPNVVGTANATAAGWGNMGGGVTLIVMPLVFGAFVGMGYLDASAWRYAMVVPGVALFIMGFVYYFCTQDTPAGNLSDLRKADPNYQAKAKSGESLLSVCKDYRVWALFLAYGACFGIEITIDNIATLYFVDNFHLGLKEAGIIAGLFGMMNIFARALGGIFGDKAGRKFGLKGRIVILSVFLLVEGLGLMLFSAVDVLPWAIAVMLGFALFLKMSNGATYSVVPFINKRAIGMVSGIVGAGGNVGAVLAGFLFKSETLSYRESLFIIGVVVVGVSVISFLLSLPKTVEVSQPELQPAMEKIKA; encoded by the coding sequence ATGCAAGTAACCCAACCCTCGACCTCCATCAACCTGTTGGATTTCAAAAGTGTGCCGATGCGCACTTTCCACCTTACGTGGATCACCTTCTTTGTTTGCTTCTTCGGATGGTTTGGCATTGCGCCGCTGATGCCCGTGGTGCGTGAAGACCTGGGACTGTCGAAAGGACAGATCGGCAACATCATCATCGCGTCGGTGTCCATCACCATTTTTGCGCGGTTGTTGTTCGGATGGCTCTGCGACAAGATCGGGCCGCGCATATCGTACACCATCTTGCTGCTGGCCGGTTCGCTGCCGGTGATGTTCATTGGCTTGAGCAACAGCTACGAGTCCTTCTTGTTGTTCCGGCTCGCCATCGGGGTGATCGGGGCTTCGTTTGTGATCACGCAATATCACACGTCGGTGATGTTCGCGCCCAACGTGGTGGGCACTGCGAATGCCACCGCAGCCGGTTGGGGAAATATGGGAGGGGGTGTGACGCTCATCGTCATGCCGTTGGTCTTTGGCGCTTTCGTGGGCATGGGTTATCTCGACGCTTCGGCATGGCGCTACGCCATGGTGGTGCCCGGTGTTGCCTTGTTCATCATGGGCTTTGTTTATTATTTCTGTACACAAGATACACCGGCCGGAAACCTTAGCGATTTGCGCAAGGCCGATCCGAACTATCAGGCAAAGGCCAAGTCGGGCGAAAGCTTGCTGAGCGTTTGCAAAGACTATCGTGTGTGGGCTTTGTTCCTGGCGTATGGTGCGTGTTTCGGCATCGAGATCACCATCGATAATATTGCTACACTTTATTTTGTCGACAATTTTCATTTGGGGTTGAAAGAAGCGGGGATCATTGCCGGCTTGTTTGGCATGATGAACATTTTTGCCCGCGCCCTGGGTGGCATCTTTGGCGACAAGGCCGGTCGCAAATTCGGATTGAAGGGGCGCATCGTCATCCTCAGCGTTTTTCTGCTCGTGGAAGGATTGGGTCTTATGTTGTTCTCGGCCGTGGATGTGTTGCCGTGGGCCATTGCCGTGATGCTCGGTTTTGCATTGTTCCTGAAGATGTCAAACGGCGCAACGTATTCCGTGGTGCCGTTCATAAATAAACGCGCCATCGGCATGGTGTCGGGCATCGTAGGAGCCGGTGGAAATGTGGGCGCGGTGTTGGCGGGATTTCTGTTTAAGTCGGAAACACTGTCGTATCGCGAAAGCTTGTTCATCATCGGTGTGGTGGTGGTGGGCGTATCCGTGATCTCCTTCCTGTTGAGTCTTCCCAAGACCGTGGAAGTGAGCCAACCGGAATTGCAACCGGCTATGGAAAAAATTAAAGCCTGA
- a CDS encoding response regulator produces MNKINIVLADDHVLVRNGIKAMLESESAINVVGEASDGNEALESAKALRPDILVLDIRMPNMNGLEAAEKLKQYAPDTKAVILSMHDSEEYVLQALDAGAYGYLLKDTDKNEFIKALKQIHGGHKYFSGAVSNVLANRLLHAKPTTGTPAAVKEDPYHLTKREKEILRMVVDGKHNKDIADSLGKSVRTVETHRFNIMKKLDVNNAVDMVNKTVKENLL; encoded by the coding sequence ATGAATAAAATAAACATCGTGCTTGCCGACGATCATGTGCTGGTGCGCAATGGTATAAAGGCCATGTTGGAATCGGAGTCCGCCATTAACGTGGTAGGCGAGGCCAGCGATGGCAACGAGGCCCTGGAGTCGGCCAAAGCGCTGCGGCCCGACATTCTCGTGCTCGACATCCGCATGCCCAACATGAATGGACTGGAGGCCGCCGAGAAACTAAAGCAGTATGCACCCGATACAAAAGCCGTGATCCTTTCCATGCACGATTCGGAAGAGTATGTGCTGCAGGCCCTGGATGCCGGCGCGTATGGTTATCTGCTGAAGGACACCGACAAGAACGAATTCATCAAAGCCCTGAAACAGATCCACGGGGGACACAAATATTTTAGCGGCGCGGTCTCTAACGTGCTGGCCAACCGCTTGCTCCACGCCAAGCCAACTACCGGAACACCGGCGGCGGTGAAGGAAGATCCCTATCACCTCACCAAACGGGAAAAAGAGATCTTGCGCATGGTCGTGGATGGAAAACACAACAAAGACATCGCCGATTCTTTGGGCAAAAGCGTGCGCACCGTGGAGACCCACCGGTTCAACATCATGAAAAAACTGGACGTGAACAACGCGGTAGACATGGTGAACAAGACCGTCAAAGAAAACCTGCTTTAA
- a CDS encoding ATP-binding protein has product MHLNLQSGANSRIKFSRLGTWYILALSAIAIISIVGQVLIQQHLHDQLSDSQVVNVAGKQRMLSQKIAKTVLLLKADQTEKERNTLRVNLQEAAHLWKISQEGLQEGNDSLHLPGNNSPTVTGLFKEIYDPFTKLYESATRISALLATDPLTSLSALDNDIQIILNQEGRFLSGMDVLVRQYAKEAGQKIDSLRRMEYLLLFVSLFVITLEVLFIFRPTARQVSRTVNKLRASEKNSRKLLTEVGALYASLEKSYEQLSTIHEPVENPRLYAKADHGGNVTFVSEAFTLLVGQPAVDHAHRLSDLFQGMALAGDWMDEVVDLVSEGSAWHGELRFQGATRECWVALVIQPVLGMQGNVEELMVLGSDMTDRKLAEQRMNRKNRAEIEKTINQQKFRSVLILEGQEEERKRIAMDIHDGIGQMLTSLKYQIESIDVKEGKTASQKIADADHLIKDVIKEVRRVTFNLKPTVLGDYGLQAALKVFIHEIAKLTDIKLVYKTTGEMERLPQKVENNIFRIIQEAINNAIKYSGADTIEVVLQHNEQQLLIVVKDEGKGFDARIVEARSMNIESGRGFFNMYERTEYINGKLDIQSAPGQGTTVALTVPVQNAVLQEE; this is encoded by the coding sequence ATGCACTTAAATCTTCAGTCTGGGGCCAATTCGAGGATAAAATTCAGCCGCCTGGGTACGTGGTATATCCTGGCGTTGAGTGCTATTGCCATTATTTCGATTGTGGGACAGGTGTTGATCCAGCAGCATTTGCACGATCAACTGAGCGACTCGCAGGTGGTGAACGTGGCCGGCAAGCAGCGCATGCTGAGCCAGAAGATCGCCAAAACGGTGTTGCTCCTAAAAGCTGACCAAACCGAAAAGGAACGAAACACCCTTCGCGTCAACTTGCAGGAAGCCGCGCATCTTTGGAAGATCTCCCAGGAAGGACTCCAGGAAGGCAACGACAGTCTGCACCTTCCCGGCAACAATAGCCCGACCGTGACCGGCTTGTTCAAAGAGATCTATGATCCCTTCACCAAACTTTACGAAAGCGCCACCCGCATCAGCGCGCTTTTAGCGACCGACCCGTTGACAAGTTTGTCGGCGCTCGACAACGATATACAGATCATCCTAAATCAAGAAGGCCGTTTTCTTTCCGGCATGGATGTATTGGTGCGGCAATACGCAAAGGAGGCCGGCCAAAAGATCGACTCGCTGCGGCGCATGGAATATCTGCTCTTGTTTGTGTCCTTGTTTGTGATCACGCTCGAGGTGTTGTTCATCTTCCGGCCCACGGCCCGGCAGGTGAGCCGCACGGTGAACAAGTTGAGGGCATCGGAAAAGAATTCGCGCAAGCTGCTCACGGAAGTGGGCGCGTTGTATGCTTCGCTGGAAAAATCCTATGAACAACTTTCGACGATCCACGAACCCGTGGAGAATCCGCGTCTCTATGCCAAGGCCGACCACGGCGGGAACGTGACCTTTGTTTCGGAGGCGTTCACGCTCTTGGTGGGACAACCGGCCGTCGATCACGCACACCGCCTCAGCGACCTCTTTCAGGGCATGGCGCTCGCCGGCGATTGGATGGACGAAGTAGTGGACCTGGTCTCGGAGGGAAGCGCGTGGCACGGAGAGCTGCGCTTCCAGGGGGCGACGCGGGAATGTTGGGTGGCCCTGGTCATTCAACCCGTGCTCGGCATGCAAGGAAATGTAGAAGAACTGATGGTGCTGGGAAGCGACATGACCGACCGCAAGCTGGCCGAACAACGCATGAACCGGAAGAACCGCGCCGAGATCGAGAAGACCATCAACCAGCAAAAGTTCCGGTCGGTGTTGATCCTCGAAGGACAGGAGGAAGAGCGCAAGCGCATCGCGATGGACATTCACGACGGCATCGGGCAAATGCTTACGTCGCTCAAATACCAGATCGAATCCATCGATGTCAAAGAAGGGAAGACCGCCAGCCAGAAGATCGCCGATGCCGACCACCTCATCAAGGACGTGATCAAAGAAGTGCGGCGCGTCACGTTCAACCTCAAGCCCACAGTGCTGGGCGACTATGGCCTGCAAGCGGCGCTGAAAGTGTTTATCCACGAGATCGCGAAGCTCACCGATATCAAGCTGGTCTATAAAACGACGGGCGAAATGGAGCGTCTGCCCCAGAAGGTGGAGAACAACATCTTCCGCATCATCCAGGAGGCCATCAACAACGCCATTAAATACTCCGGCGCCGACACCATCGAAGTGGTGTTGCAGCACAACGAGCAACAGTTGCTCATCGTGGTGAAAGATGAAGGCAAAGGTTTTGACGCGCGCATTGTGGAAGCACGCAGCATGAACATTGAATCGGGGAGAGGGTTTTTCAATATGTATGAGCGCACCGAGTACATCAATGGAAAACTCGACATTCAATCCGCCCCGGGTCAGGGCACAACGGTGGCCTTGACCGTGCCGGTGCAGAACGCTGTGTTACAAGAAGAATAA
- the nirD gene encoding nitrite reductase small subunit NirD — MEILNDIRSLATTESDIKVWYKAARTIDFPENGGACVKYKDQQIAVFNFSRRNEWYACQNLCPHKMQMVLSRGMIGSAGEEPKVACPFHKKTFSLRNGECINATEEKLAVFPVKVEDGFVYIGFAR; from the coding sequence ATGGAAATACTGAACGACATCCGCTCGCTGGCCACCACCGAAAGCGACATCAAAGTATGGTATAAAGCCGCCCGCACGATCGACTTCCCGGAGAATGGAGGGGCCTGCGTGAAATACAAGGACCAGCAAATTGCCGTCTTCAATTTTTCAAGACGCAACGAATGGTATGCCTGTCAGAACCTCTGCCCGCATAAGATGCAGATGGTGTTGTCGCGGGGCATGATCGGTTCGGCCGGGGAAGAGCCCAAGGTGGCGTGTCCCTTTCACAAGAAAACATTTTCGCTGCGCAACGGCGAATGCATCAATGCCACAGAAGAAAAACTCGCCGTCTTTCCCGTGAAGGTGGAGGATGGTTTTGTTTACATAGGATTCGCCCGATAG
- the nirB gene encoding nitrite reductase large subunit NirB, translating into MKRIIVVGNGMVGYKFCEKLRKQGVAAEVIVYGEEPRPAYDRVHLSSFFSGKTAEDLLMAPASWYEEHHIVLHTGELVTEIDRQQKTITTHTGKTDRYDYLVLATGSSPFVPNVKGVERDGVFVYRTIEDLNQIIDYGKKVSRAAVLGGGLLGLEAGKALVDLGLETHIVEFAPRLMPRQLDEQGSVILQHKLSQLGIVVHLNKSTKEIAGNGKLDGLEFVDGSFLPIEMLVISAGIRPRDEVAKGCGLEVHPRGGVVVNDFLQTNDENIFAIGEVAVHSNMVYGLVAPGYEMADIVVRQIAGDFSKTFQGFDMSTKLKLMGVDVGSFGDALGETPGCIPIAFQDKHNGVYKRINISADGKHLLGGILVGDAKQYNLFHQMAANKMPLPAQPESLIIGAPGKGEEGAGVKNLPDSAQICACENITKGDLVFQITEKGVKTLDDLKRSTKACTGCGGCTPMVNDILKITLESLGHTVKKSICEHFDYTRQELYDIVKIKNIKTYDALLDSHGKGDGCEVCKPLVASVLASVWNELIVSQATIQDTNDRFLANIQRGGTYSVVPRIAGGEITPQKLMAIGRIAEKYGLYTKITGGQRIDMFGARVDQLPEIWEELIDEGFESGHAYGKALRTIKSCVGSTWCRYGVQDSVSFAIFIEDRYKGLRAPHKLKGAVSGCIRECAEAQSKDFGIIATEKGWNLYVCGNGGSRPQHAKLLVTDVDTDTCVKLVDRFLMFYIRTADPLTRTATWLNKMEGGLEYLRDVIVNDSLGIGEALEKEMAELIANYACEWKKVVEDPALRAQFKHFINEDSTDSTLSFVEMRGQKCPPDWNKK; encoded by the coding sequence ATGAAACGTATCATCGTCGTAGGGAATGGAATGGTCGGCTACAAGTTTTGTGAAAAACTACGTAAGCAAGGGGTGGCCGCCGAAGTGATCGTCTATGGAGAGGAGCCGAGGCCGGCCTATGACCGGGTGCACCTCAGCAGCTTTTTCTCCGGCAAAACGGCCGAAGACCTTTTGATGGCGCCGGCGTCGTGGTATGAAGAACACCATATTGTATTGCACACCGGCGAGCTGGTAACGGAAATAGACCGGCAACAAAAAACGATCACCACGCACACGGGCAAGACCGATCGCTATGATTACCTGGTGCTGGCCACAGGGTCCAGTCCCTTCGTGCCCAACGTGAAAGGCGTGGAGCGCGACGGCGTGTTTGTGTATCGCACCATTGAAGACCTGAACCAGATCATTGACTACGGAAAGAAAGTGAGCCGCGCCGCCGTGTTGGGAGGAGGACTGTTGGGTCTTGAAGCCGGCAAAGCACTGGTGGACCTGGGATTGGAGACGCACATCGTGGAGTTCGCCCCGCGTCTGATGCCCCGGCAACTCGACGAGCAAGGTTCGGTTATCTTACAACACAAGCTCTCACAACTCGGCATTGTGGTTCACCTGAATAAGAGTACCAAGGAGATCGCCGGTAACGGCAAGCTGGACGGTCTTGAATTTGTGGACGGCTCGTTTCTCCCCATCGAAATGCTGGTGATCTCGGCCGGTATCCGTCCCCGCGACGAAGTGGCAAAAGGGTGTGGCCTCGAGGTGCACCCGCGCGGTGGCGTAGTGGTGAATGACTTTTTGCAAACCAACGACGAAAATATTTTTGCCATCGGCGAAGTGGCCGTCCACAGCAACATGGTCTATGGCTTGGTGGCCCCAGGCTATGAAATGGCCGACATCGTGGTGCGTCAGATCGCCGGCGATTTCTCCAAAACGTTCCAGGGCTTCGACATGTCGACCAAGCTCAAGCTGATGGGGGTGGATGTGGGCAGCTTTGGCGATGCCCTGGGGGAAACACCGGGATGCATTCCCATTGCCTTCCAGGACAAACACAACGGGGTGTATAAGCGCATCAACATTTCTGCCGATGGAAAACACCTGTTGGGCGGCATCCTCGTAGGCGACGCCAAGCAATACAACCTGTTTCACCAGATGGCCGCCAACAAGATGCCACTGCCGGCACAGCCCGAGTCACTGATCATTGGAGCGCCGGGCAAAGGCGAAGAGGGCGCGGGGGTGAAGAACCTGCCCGACTCAGCCCAGATCTGTGCCTGCGAAAACATCACGAAAGGTGACCTCGTGTTCCAGATCACCGAAAAGGGTGTGAAGACCCTCGACGACCTCAAGCGCTCGACCAAAGCCTGCACCGGCTGCGGCGGTTGCACACCGATGGTGAACGACATCCTCAAGATCACCCTGGAATCGCTGGGACATACGGTGAAAAAATCCATCTGCGAACACTTCGACTACACGCGCCAGGAACTTTACGATATCGTCAAGATAAAAAATATAAAAACTTACGACGCCCTGCTGGACAGTCATGGCAAAGGCGATGGCTGCGAAGTGTGCAAGCCGCTGGTGGCCTCGGTGCTGGCCAGCGTGTGGAACGAACTCATCGTGTCGCAGGCAACCATCCAGGACACCAACGACAGGTTCCTGGCGAACATTCAACGCGGGGGTACCTATTCGGTAGTGCCGCGCATTGCCGGGGGCGAGATCACGCCACAGAAGCTGATGGCCATTGGGCGCATCGCCGAAAAATATGGACTCTACACCAAGATCACCGGCGGCCAGCGCATCGACATGTTTGGTGCCCGCGTGGACCAGTTGCCTGAGATCTGGGAAGAACTGATCGACGAAGGTTTTGAAAGCGGCCATGCCTATGGCAAGGCCTTGCGCACCATCAAAAGTTGCGTAGGCTCGACGTGGTGCCGCTATGGGGTGCAAGACTCCGTGTCGTTCGCCATCTTCATCGAAGACCGTTACAAGGGATTGCGTGCCCCGCATAAATTGAAAGGCGCTGTGTCGGGATGTATCCGGGAATGTGCCGAGGCACAATCGAAAGACTTTGGCATCATCGCCACCGAGAAAGGCTGGAACCTCTATGTGTGTGGCAACGGCGGATCGCGCCCCCAACACGCCAAGCTGCTGGTGACCGACGTGGACACCGACACTTGCGTGAAATTGGTGGACCGCTTCCTCATGTTCTACATCCGCACCGCCGACCCGCTCACCCGCACGGCCACCTGGCTCAACAAAATGGAAGGCGGTCTTGAATACCTGCGCGACGTGATCGTGAACGACAGCCTCGGCATCGGCGAAGCACTGGAAAAAGAAATGGCCGAACTCATCGCCAACTATGCCTGCGAATGGAAAAAGGTGGTGGAAGATCCTGCCTTGCGCGCCCAATTCAAACACTTTATCAACGAAGACAGCACCGACAGCACGCTGTCGTTCGTGGAAATGCGCGGACAGAAATGCCCGCCCGACTGGAATAAAAAATAA
- the cobA gene encoding uroporphyrinogen-III C-methyltransferase yields MVKERKVIIMGAGPGDPDLISVKGVKALQQADVVLYDALVAPELLQYAAPQCKRVFVGKRKGKKEFSQDEINQLIVFYAIRHTCVVRLKGGDPFVFGRGHEELAYVTRRGLTAEIIPGISSALAAPASVGIPLTKRGVNESFWVVTGTLSSGEIGHDLFLAAQSSATVVVLMGMSQLPEIAALISKERSPDEPMAIIQNATTLSEKSITACASTIVAEAALQEIGTPAVIVIGKVVAERLPQVTSFVSVHAVKPLTR; encoded by the coding sequence ATGGTCAAGGAAAGAAAGGTGATCATTATGGGAGCCGGCCCTGGCGATCCGGACCTGATCTCTGTTAAAGGCGTGAAAGCCCTGCAACAAGCCGATGTCGTTTTATACGATGCTCTGGTGGCGCCTGAGCTATTGCAATACGCTGCACCCCAGTGCAAGCGTGTGTTTGTCGGGAAGCGAAAAGGCAAAAAGGAATTTTCACAAGACGAGATCAACCAACTCATTGTCTTTTATGCCATCCGCCACACGTGCGTCGTACGATTAAAAGGTGGAGATCCCTTTGTGTTTGGCAGAGGGCATGAAGAGCTGGCCTATGTCACGCGGCGTGGGCTGACGGCCGAGATCATCCCCGGCATCTCCAGCGCCTTGGCTGCGCCAGCGTCGGTGGGCATTCCCCTCACCAAGCGCGGTGTGAATGAAAGTTTTTGGGTGGTCACGGGCACCTTGTCTTCGGGGGAGATCGGCCATGACCTTTTCCTGGCGGCGCAATCATCGGCCACGGTGGTCGTGCTGATGGGCATGTCGCAACTGCCGGAGATCGCTGCGCTCATCAGCAAGGAGCGTTCACCCGATGAGCCCATGGCCATCATTCAAAATGCCACCACCCTAAGTGAAAAAAGTATTACCGCCTGTGCCTCGACCATTGTAGCGGAAGCCGCACTTCAAGAGATTGGAACACCTGCCGTGATCGTGATCGGCAAAGTAGTGGCCGAACGTTTGCCACAGGTAACATCATTTGTTTCTGTACACGCTGTAAAACCCTTAACACGCTAA
- a CDS encoding nitrate reductase associated protein: MTALAIEYFKFEEDFVEDNVRCIPMIVRFKLDACGVKLKLAEWSKFSPEEREALAVAPCHSEEQTDRYRSYLQHLIWWRTGNKATPIAIGENPPWSVLSSIPELLAKKLYECGHALSLAQWQGLSTLQRFALLKLSSSGHEHKNLAKALQEFNLVRDPVAVGADN, translated from the coding sequence ATGACCGCGCTCGCCATCGAATATTTCAAGTTTGAAGAAGATTTCGTCGAAGACAACGTCCGGTGCATCCCCATGATCGTCCGTTTCAAGCTCGACGCTTGCGGGGTGAAGTTAAAGCTGGCGGAGTGGAGCAAGTTTTCACCCGAAGAACGGGAAGCGCTTGCTGTGGCGCCTTGTCACTCCGAAGAACAAACCGATCGCTATCGCAGCTACCTGCAACACCTCATCTGGTGGCGCACCGGCAACAAAGCCACGCCCATCGCCATCGGCGAAAATCCACCGTGGTCAGTACTGTCGTCGATACCGGAACTGCTCGCAAAAAAACTTTATGAATGTGGTCATGCGCTTTCGCTGGCGCAGTGGCAAGGGCTCAGCACGCTGCAGCGTTTTGCTTTGTTGAAGCTGAGCAGTTCAGGTCACGAGCACAAGAACCTCGCGAAAGCCCTGCAGGAATTCAACCTGGTTAGAGACCCGGTGGCAGTTGGTGCGGATAATTGA
- a CDS encoding NTP transferase domain-containing protein: MNIPNGLVLSGGKSTRMGKDKSLIAYHGGKPQREYVFDLLSECCDNVFTSCRKEQEIPKHLNPLPDRYDFGGPVNGILSAFALHPDKAWLVVAVDMPNVTSRALQTLLSQRDPNRLATCFLNPQENAPEPLLSLWEPAAFSLLLENAQEGNISPRSFLRSPKVKHIVVEDLTLFENINYPHQLPPGL; encoded by the coding sequence ATGAACATCCCCAACGGCCTGGTTCTCTCTGGCGGCAAAAGCACGCGCATGGGGAAAGACAAATCCCTGATCGCCTACCATGGGGGTAAGCCACAACGCGAATACGTATTCGATTTGTTATCGGAGTGTTGCGACAACGTATTTACTTCTTGTCGCAAAGAGCAGGAAATTCCCAAACACCTGAATCCGCTGCCCGATCGCTATGATTTTGGCGGACCCGTCAACGGCATTCTCAGCGCCTTCGCCCTGCACCCGGACAAAGCCTGGCTGGTCGTGGCCGTCGATATGCCCAACGTGACCTCCCGGGCCCTCCAAACCCTGCTTTCACAGCGCGACCCAAACCGTTTGGCCACCTGTTTTCTTAACCCACAAGAAAATGCCCCCGAACCGCTGCTCAGTCTTTGGGAGCCCGCGGCGTTCTCCCTTTTGTTGGAAAATGCGCAGGAAGGAAACATCAGCCCGCGGTCTTTTTTGCGTTCACCCAAAGTGAAGCATATCGTGGTGGAGGATCTGACCCTTTTTGAAAATATCAATTATCCGCACCAACTGCCACCGGGTCTCTAA